In Microvenator marinus, one genomic interval encodes:
- a CDS encoding endonuclease/exonuclease/phosphatase family protein, translating to MQRISWILVLSFLATACGDGTEGTTPVDTPDLDFPDSDEPVEDMGTPDGPRFKVVTFNTQRFFDTVCQSNNCGANSFEDQKSQAEFDFKLSQVVSSIEEMNADAVLLQEIENETVMDAIQGALEVPFEVAVMGEIGTSASLDVVVLSRGEFIETRTHRENPIYRPDGSRTSFAREFLEVHVDVDGERVVLFSSHFRSQRDDDPGRRIAEAEAGRTIVKSTAAEFPDALVVWGGDLNDTPDSDTLSPVVSDPALNLLTETDFWSYQFNSQRQHIDHLILAENGGGAYDEGTLEQFLDAGGGFGGSDHAAVGATFLMVD from the coding sequence ATGCAAAGAATTTCTTGGATTTTGGTGCTCTCGTTTTTGGCCACCGCGTGTGGCGATGGAACCGAGGGCACAACGCCCGTTGATACTCCGGACTTGGATTTTCCGGATTCTGATGAGCCCGTTGAAGATATGGGGACGCCGGATGGTCCCCGGTTCAAAGTGGTGACCTTCAACACGCAGCGTTTTTTCGACACGGTGTGTCAGTCCAATAATTGTGGGGCAAATTCATTCGAAGATCAGAAGAGCCAGGCCGAATTCGACTTCAAGCTCTCCCAAGTGGTGTCTTCGATCGAAGAAATGAATGCCGACGCGGTCCTTCTGCAAGAGATTGAGAATGAAACCGTCATGGACGCGATTCAGGGTGCGCTTGAGGTGCCATTTGAAGTGGCAGTCATGGGAGAAATCGGGACTTCGGCAAGTCTTGATGTGGTTGTCTTGAGTCGTGGGGAGTTCATCGAGACTAGGACCCATCGCGAGAATCCAATCTATCGTCCGGATGGTAGTAGAACTTCATTTGCTCGTGAGTTTTTGGAAGTCCATGTCGATGTGGATGGAGAGCGAGTGGTTTTGTTCTCATCACATTTCCGGTCACAACGCGATGATGACCCGGGCCGACGAATCGCAGAGGCGGAGGCTGGACGTACCATCGTGAAGAGTACCGCCGCAGAATTTCCGGACGCCCTGGTGGTATGGGGCGGGGACCTCAATGACACACCTGATTCCGATACCTTGAGTCCCGTGGTTTCAGACCCGGCTTTGAATTTGCTGACGGAGACCGATTTTTGGTCGTATCAGTTCAATTCGCAGCGTCAACATATCGACCATCTGATTTTGGCCGAGAATGGCGGAGGCGCTTATGACGAGGGGACGCTGGAGCAGTTTTTGGATGCCGGCGGTGGATTTGGTGGCTCAGACCATGCCGCGGTTGGCGCTACTTTTTTGATGGTTGATTGA
- a CDS encoding protein kinase domain-containing protein, which translates to MLCHQCGSPVEASDTTCSNCGADLVKSVKRFDIASSKGLRISQELKAIRLDDQLFPPGEKIAERYSLGELIGKGPFGEVYRARDEEIDADVALKIFKKELTLNPLHHEKFLSGARAARNRTHPNLVRIHDCGMHKDHGWVAMQYLEGLSLRKVLGLRRSKGESFSVDEVEPILGQIAAAIGGSVHGNLKPENLIFMPDMLKITDFYLLNSLDVARIANQDSQSPYVAPELHSEEVEAGAQADVYSLGIILGEMVFGSDYTPGTAPSELSGLDTICRRATAFDPLERYSDLSAMSRDLVTLMETGSLGSQDFDSGVHTPLAPPPAPPAPPPAPGAPAASTPPPAPPGPPPAPKAPANSEKASKREELSVDEESLSTVEYSRDAEIMDVLPTTEVSRTREKPPEAPKERSERAHTQTAIGAPPGQQEDSGMGKLLIGIVLLVVVIGVIAANVGQKKEEPVQLGSKEKIAKVEPKVEGKVEAPEAAETPKIAEAAEKASDTVAMAVNTQAEAVEPQNTESTETNPAETNPAEVTPEVAEKAEPKEEPKVEEPAKVEPAKTEPAAKVEPVAKAEPVAKSDGTGCPSGMRLVKRKAGNVCIDTYEYPGSGKPKTRVNWFEAKKICTSSGKRLCASSEWRSACGGNYPYGNSFDAEACNTADEDGFERSLKAVGSSKKCRSRSGAYDMSGNVHEWLEEQRIAGGSFESDEDVASCKYSSAKAPGSSAGDIGFRCCADPE; encoded by the coding sequence GTGCTTTGTCATCAATGCGGCAGCCCGGTAGAGGCATCCGACACGACCTGTTCTAATTGTGGTGCTGACTTAGTCAAATCGGTCAAACGATTCGATATCGCGTCATCGAAGGGCTTGCGAATCTCGCAAGAACTCAAGGCCATACGCCTGGACGACCAGCTCTTTCCTCCTGGCGAGAAGATAGCTGAGAGATATTCGTTAGGTGAGTTGATAGGTAAGGGACCCTTTGGTGAGGTGTATCGCGCTCGAGATGAAGAGATCGATGCCGATGTTGCGTTGAAGATCTTCAAGAAGGAACTCACGCTGAATCCGCTCCATCACGAGAAATTTCTGTCTGGCGCGCGCGCGGCGCGAAACCGCACCCATCCAAATCTGGTGAGAATACACGATTGTGGGATGCATAAGGACCATGGTTGGGTCGCGATGCAATACCTTGAGGGCTTGAGCCTTAGGAAGGTGTTGGGCTTGCGGCGCTCAAAAGGAGAGAGCTTCAGCGTTGACGAAGTCGAGCCAATTCTGGGTCAGATTGCGGCCGCCATTGGCGGGTCTGTGCATGGCAATTTGAAGCCCGAAAATCTGATCTTCATGCCAGATATGCTGAAGATCACAGACTTCTATCTTCTCAATTCGCTGGATGTGGCTCGGATTGCGAATCAAGACTCCCAGAGTCCTTACGTCGCTCCAGAGCTGCATTCGGAAGAAGTCGAGGCAGGTGCTCAGGCGGACGTCTATAGTTTGGGCATAATTCTGGGTGAAATGGTCTTCGGGTCAGACTACACGCCGGGCACAGCACCTTCCGAACTTTCTGGCCTGGACACGATCTGCCGCCGCGCGACTGCATTTGATCCTCTTGAGCGGTATTCGGACTTGAGCGCTATGTCTCGGGACCTCGTCACTTTGATGGAGACTGGTTCTCTTGGCTCTCAGGACTTTGATTCGGGCGTGCACACGCCGCTTGCACCGCCACCAGCACCTCCTGCACCACCGCCTGCTCCGGGGGCTCCAGCGGCTTCAACTCCGCCACCGGCACCTCCTGGGCCGCCTCCAGCTCCAAAGGCTCCGGCCAACTCGGAGAAAGCCTCAAAGCGCGAGGAACTTTCGGTAGACGAAGAGTCGCTTTCTACGGTCGAATACAGTCGAGACGCCGAAATTATGGACGTTTTGCCTACGACCGAGGTCTCGCGAACGCGTGAGAAGCCACCCGAAGCGCCGAAGGAGCGCTCGGAGCGCGCTCACACGCAAACGGCGATTGGTGCCCCTCCAGGCCAACAAGAAGATAGCGGGATGGGTAAACTCCTGATCGGGATCGTCTTGTTGGTGGTCGTGATAGGTGTGATCGCCGCCAATGTCGGGCAGAAGAAGGAAGAGCCCGTTCAGCTCGGTTCAAAAGAGAAGATCGCCAAGGTGGAGCCTAAGGTAGAGGGCAAAGTTGAGGCGCCTGAAGCGGCTGAGACGCCAAAGATAGCTGAGGCTGCGGAAAAGGCGTCTGATACAGTGGCAATGGCCGTGAACACTCAGGCAGAGGCGGTTGAGCCTCAAAACACTGAGTCGACTGAAACCAACCCAGCCGAGACCAATCCCGCAGAAGTGACTCCGGAAGTTGCAGAAAAAGCCGAACCCAAAGAAGAGCCCAAAGTTGAGGAGCCTGCGAAGGTCGAGCCGGCTAAAACAGAGCCTGCCGCCAAGGTAGAGCCTGTGGCAAAGGCTGAGCCCGTGGCCAAGTCGGACGGAACAGGGTGTCCGTCAGGCATGAGGCTGGTCAAAAGAAAGGCCGGCAATGTGTGTATCGATACCTACGAATATCCAGGGTCCGGTAAACCTAAAACCCGTGTGAATTGGTTCGAAGCCAAGAAAATCTGTACGTCTTCGGGAAAGCGGCTTTGCGCGTCTAGTGAGTGGCGTTCAGCTTGTGGCGGCAACTACCCATACGGAAATAGCTTTGACGCTGAGGCATGCAATACAGCGGACGAAGATGGCTTTGAACGATCACTAAAGGCGGTGGGTTCATCCAAAAAGTGCCGTTCTCGCTCAGGTGCCTACGACATGAGCGGTAACGTTCACGAGTGGCTTGAAGAGCAGCGAATTGCCGGTGGTAGCTTTGAGAGCGACGAGGATGTTGCCAGCTGCAAGTACTCCTCGGCCAAAGCGCCAGGGTCCTCTGCTGGGGATATCGGGTTTCGTTGCTGCGCTGACCCTGAATAA
- the purS gene encoding phosphoribosylformylglycinamidine synthase subunit PurS, which translates to MPRARVLIHNRKGVFDPAGKVVEGGLERLGHQVKSVKVGKVIDLHFESGTSEEILAQVEKMCRELLVNPVIEDYVVEIEE; encoded by the coding sequence ATGCCTAGAGCGAGAGTATTGATTCACAACCGTAAAGGCGTCTTTGATCCCGCAGGAAAGGTGGTTGAAGGCGGTCTTGAGCGTCTAGGTCATCAGGTCAAGTCGGTGAAGGTCGGCAAGGTTATCGACCTGCATTTTGAAAGCGGGACCTCTGAGGAGATCCTGGCGCAGGTTGAGAAGATGTGCCGTGAGTTATTGGTAAATCCAGTGATCGAAGATTACGTCGTCGAGATCGAGGAGTAG
- a CDS encoding Vgb family protein: MKKLAIFTALAALTLWGCDSEVTTNQGDNNAQPNNIDPNNTSAQNNPQCLQNSDCASGLCSPQGTCIGNGNTTNNAECTEGVFNAECGNCDPNCVKNGVGSPDNPFNLDNNGNDDESSQGVVLDPNGGITIDIQRVEAQFIWISNTGEGTVSKFDTRTFEEKGRYFTGPSGAGNDPSRTSVNTFGDVFVANRSGMTVSKISALGEGCPDTNGDGVVTTSSGSDILPWGQDDCVLWNVALNGGGVLRAVAAQDVRASDDTLQPAVWVGGWSGRVWKLSSDTGAVLVDTASPVSTYGFALDGRGNLWISGWTDNAIGRINTNLCLTTDSCADPVCDSNGDGSGDACVKERIAIGYSPYGITVDFNQRVWAGGQNILRYDPQAAAGSRIVSAPASFIHGIAADDKGFIWAAAMTTGVVRYSADDPTQSVAVPDTQFSSKGIAVDLDGKVWSINLSNSSATVVVPGPTLNDHTATTPITNLVSPYTYSDMTGSQLRFATNERGFYRRIFEGCDNSNSAGIETDWQELRWTAQTPGASSITFRARGANSTTALTTAEWIDLATVPPTTSPFDLAAALAAANLDGVRYVELEASLTAVRDASNNVSAPVLQTMEVTYSCPVILN; the protein is encoded by the coding sequence ATGAAGAAATTGGCTATATTTACAGCCCTCGCGGCACTCACACTTTGGGGTTGCGACTCGGAAGTCACGACGAATCAGGGCGACAACAACGCTCAACCAAATAACATCGATCCGAACAACACCTCGGCACAAAACAATCCGCAGTGTCTGCAGAACTCCGATTGCGCCAGCGGGCTATGCTCGCCCCAAGGCACCTGCATTGGAAATGGCAACACCACCAACAATGCTGAATGCACCGAAGGAGTCTTCAACGCTGAGTGCGGAAACTGCGACCCGAACTGCGTCAAAAACGGCGTCGGCAGCCCTGACAATCCGTTCAATCTGGATAATAACGGCAATGACGATGAGTCGTCTCAAGGTGTCGTGCTCGACCCTAACGGCGGCATTACTATCGATATTCAGCGCGTAGAAGCCCAGTTCATCTGGATTTCGAACACGGGCGAAGGCACGGTTTCGAAATTTGACACCCGCACGTTCGAAGAAAAGGGTCGCTACTTCACAGGTCCTTCTGGCGCCGGAAACGACCCATCACGCACCTCCGTCAACACCTTCGGAGACGTGTTCGTCGCCAACCGAAGTGGCATGACGGTCAGCAAGATCTCAGCACTCGGAGAAGGATGCCCAGACACCAACGGCGACGGCGTAGTTACGACCTCCTCGGGCTCTGATATCTTGCCATGGGGACAAGATGATTGTGTGCTTTGGAACGTAGCCCTTAACGGCGGCGGAGTTCTTCGTGCCGTGGCGGCTCAAGACGTAAGGGCATCTGACGACACCCTGCAACCCGCCGTTTGGGTCGGTGGTTGGTCAGGACGCGTCTGGAAGCTCTCGAGCGATACCGGTGCAGTTCTCGTCGACACCGCTTCCCCGGTGAGCACCTACGGCTTCGCGCTCGATGGGCGTGGCAACCTCTGGATTTCCGGGTGGACCGATAACGCCATCGGCCGAATCAACACGAACCTATGCCTCACAACAGATTCCTGTGCTGACCCGGTTTGTGACTCAAATGGCGATGGAAGCGGCGACGCCTGCGTCAAAGAGAGAATCGCTATCGGCTACTCGCCGTATGGAATCACGGTGGACTTCAACCAACGCGTTTGGGCCGGTGGGCAGAATATCTTGCGCTACGACCCTCAAGCCGCAGCAGGAAGCCGAATCGTCTCGGCACCTGCCTCGTTCATCCACGGCATCGCTGCGGACGATAAGGGCTTCATCTGGGCCGCTGCGATGACCACCGGTGTGGTCCGTTATAGCGCGGACGACCCTACCCAAAGCGTCGCCGTGCCCGACACGCAATTTAGCTCGAAGGGTATCGCCGTGGACTTGGACGGAAAGGTTTGGTCCATCAATCTCTCAAACTCAAGCGCCACCGTGGTCGTGCCGGGGCCAACGCTCAACGACCATACCGCCACAACACCCATCACTAATCTCGTTTCCCCATATACCTATTCGGACATGACGGGCTCTCAGCTTCGCTTTGCAACGAATGAAAGAGGCTTCTACCGCCGTATCTTCGAAGGATGCGATAACTCCAACAGCGCTGGAATTGAGACAGATTGGCAAGAGCTTCGATGGACGGCACAAACGCCTGGCGCATCGTCCATCACATTCCGCGCTCGCGGCGCAAACTCGACCACGGCTTTGACTACGGCAGAGTGGATCGACCTCGCGACTGTGCCACCTACGACATCACCCTTCGACCTCGCTGCTGCCCTTGCGGCCGCCAACCTCGACGGTGTTCGATACGTAGAGCTCGAAGCGTCGCTAACAGCCGTGCGTGACGCGTCAAACAACGTGTCCGCCCCTGTGCTTCAAACGATGGAAGTTACCTACTCATGCCCGGTAATTCTTAACTGA
- the purQ gene encoding phosphoribosylformylglycinamidine synthase subunit PurQ → MRIAVIVFPGSNCDRDCLHIFNSVLGVQAVGVWHRETSLEGFDGVVIPGGFSYGDYLRCGAMAKLSPIMDEVRRLASTGRAVVGICNGFQILLESGLLPGAMLHNRSLKFVCKRVDVRVETSRSSATRGLPRGTILNLPIAHAEGNYTVGEDELKSLEDNDQIVMRYSSSIGEVGDAFNPNGSLGNIAAISNRSGNVVGMMPHPERASELILGGEDGRAIFESFVGWGSGGVR, encoded by the coding sequence ATGCGAATCGCGGTTATCGTGTTTCCCGGCTCTAATTGTGACCGAGATTGCCTCCATATCTTCAATAGCGTGTTGGGCGTCCAAGCTGTGGGTGTTTGGCACCGAGAAACCTCCCTCGAGGGGTTTGATGGCGTGGTTATACCGGGCGGGTTCTCTTATGGCGATTATCTTCGCTGTGGAGCCATGGCAAAGCTGAGTCCCATCATGGATGAGGTGCGGCGGCTCGCGAGCACGGGGCGTGCGGTGGTCGGAATCTGTAACGGTTTTCAGATCTTGCTTGAGAGTGGCTTGCTTCCCGGGGCGATGCTGCACAATCGGAGCCTGAAGTTTGTGTGCAAGCGCGTTGATGTTCGCGTGGAGACGTCGCGTTCTTCGGCAACTCGTGGGCTTCCTCGCGGCACGATTTTAAACCTTCCGATTGCGCATGCTGAAGGAAATTACACCGTGGGCGAAGATGAACTTAAGAGCCTTGAGGACAACGATCAGATCGTGATGCGCTATTCGAGCTCGATTGGTGAGGTTGGCGATGCGTTTAACCCCAATGGCAGTTTGGGCAATATCGCAGCAATCTCGAACCGAAGTGGAAATGTAGTGGGTATGATGCCCCATCCTGAGCGCGCCTCCGAGTTGATATTGGGAGGTGAAGATGGTCGCGCAATCTTTGAATCTTTTGTCGGCTGGGGAAGTGGAGGTGTTCGATGA
- the purB gene encoding adenylosuccinate lyase: protein MIPRYSRNEMAEIWSEESKLRRWFEVELAAVEGWAKVGVVPQEAAAHIQANAVLNPARVAEIEAVTRHDVAAFVQSLEESVGEEYGRWIHYGMTSSDVLDSAFALQLVQASDLLDEGLQGLMAALKARAMEHKHTPMVGRSHGIHAEAMTAGLVFAMWYDEVRRHRIRLKAARESVNTAKISGPVGNFTQIPIEVESHVCEVLRLNPELAASQVVSRDRHAEFFCVLGLIASSLEKFSVQIRHWQRTEVGEAEEKFHVGQKGSSAMPHKRNPILSENVTGLARIVRGYVTPALENVALWHERDISHSSVERVIAPDATVTLDFALHRFTRVVRDLVIYPDRMKRNLELSGGLIFSQGILLKLIQNGDSRQAAYAKVQAVAMRAFENDQRFEELALEAEEFKDGITQEELNQCFDLEHVLRRVEEIFQRVFSH, encoded by the coding sequence ATGATTCCAAGGTATAGTCGAAACGAAATGGCTGAGATTTGGAGCGAGGAATCCAAGCTTAGACGTTGGTTCGAGGTTGAGTTGGCGGCCGTTGAGGGCTGGGCCAAAGTGGGCGTGGTTCCCCAAGAGGCTGCAGCGCACATCCAGGCGAATGCGGTCTTAAACCCCGCAAGAGTTGCGGAGATTGAGGCAGTTACGCGCCACGACGTGGCTGCGTTTGTGCAGAGTCTCGAAGAGAGCGTGGGTGAGGAGTACGGCAGGTGGATTCACTACGGAATGACGTCGTCAGACGTTCTGGATTCAGCTTTTGCCCTCCAGCTAGTCCAAGCATCGGATCTCTTGGACGAAGGGCTCCAGGGCCTCATGGCGGCGCTCAAAGCCCGGGCTATGGAGCACAAACATACGCCTATGGTGGGTCGGTCGCATGGAATTCATGCGGAAGCGATGACGGCCGGACTTGTCTTCGCCATGTGGTACGACGAGGTGCGTCGGCATCGTATCCGTCTTAAGGCTGCTCGCGAGAGCGTCAATACTGCAAAGATCTCGGGGCCAGTCGGCAATTTCACGCAGATCCCAATCGAAGTCGAGAGTCACGTATGCGAAGTCCTCAGGCTCAATCCGGAACTCGCCGCAAGTCAGGTGGTTTCAAGAGATCGGCATGCCGAGTTCTTTTGTGTCCTTGGTTTGATCGCGTCGAGCCTGGAGAAATTTTCGGTGCAGATTCGGCACTGGCAACGCACGGAAGTGGGCGAAGCAGAAGAGAAGTTTCATGTGGGGCAGAAGGGGTCGAGCGCGATGCCTCATAAGCGAAACCCGATCTTGAGCGAGAACGTGACGGGGCTTGCGCGGATAGTGCGAGGCTACGTGACGCCGGCTCTTGAAAACGTGGCCTTGTGGCACGAGAGGGATATCTCCCACTCATCGGTAGAGCGAGTCATCGCACCGGATGCCACCGTCACCCTTGATTTTGCGCTCCATCGGTTTACGAGAGTGGTTCGTGACCTCGTGATTTATCCCGACCGAATGAAGCGCAATCTCGAGCTCAGTGGTGGTTTGATCTTCAGCCAGGGCATTTTACTCAAGTTGATTCAGAACGGTGATTCTCGGCAGGCGGCCTACGCCAAGGTTCAGGCAGTGGCGATGCGCGCTTTCGAAAATGACCAAAGATTTGAGGAGCTCGCACTCGAGGCTGAAGAGTTTAAAGATGGAATCACCCAAGAAGAGCTAAACCAGTGTTTCGATTTGGAGCACGTCCTGCGACGCGTCGAAGAGATTTTTCAACGAGTTTTCTCACATTGA
- the purL gene encoding phosphoribosylformylglycinamidine synthase subunit PurL, whose product MMEELAKEHGLSADEYQRILDELGREPSLCELGVLSVMWSEHCSYKSSRVHLKKLPTTGPQVVQGPGENAGAVDIGGGLAAIFKMESHNHPSFIEPYQGAATGVGGILRDVFTMGARPIGNLNSLRFGNINHPKTKHLFHGVVGGIAGYGNCVGVPTVGGEVYFDDCYNGNILVNVFTVGVAKIDRIFKGSATGPGNPVFYVGAGTGRDGIHGATMASEQFDEGSEDKRPTVQVGDPFREKLLIEACLELMETGAIIGIQDMGAAGLTSSSVEMADRGGTGLRLVIEDVPMREEGMNAYEVLLSESQERMLVVIAQGREEEVGRVFSKWELEWAKIGEVTDTGRFEVVHHGKVECDLPVSVLTSSAPVYDRPQSEPARIREAQPAKVEPTADLFGDLVQLLGAPNICSRRVIYEQFDHMVGLGTVLGPGSADAAVLRIPGTNRAIAAAVDVNSRFVYLNPYEGTKLAVAEVTRNVACTGAKPLGTTDCLNFGDPTNPEIMWEFAEAIRGMAEACLALDAPIVGGNVSLYNASAGKDIFPTPTLGCVGAFESESFITCGSRVRTVDDLVALVGVTLPGEFGGSEYQRLKGAFEGMPPKIDLEREARLQAFIIEAISLGYVNSAHDCSEGGLLVCLAEKALGSKLGLEVALPDGELTDVAFGESASRIALSFDPDSLADIKGLAQRHQIEFEVLGRVIHAPVLRVSGHGEVAVSALEAAHESGLKGLS is encoded by the coding sequence ATGATGGAGGAACTAGCCAAAGAACACGGTTTGAGCGCCGACGAGTACCAGCGCATTTTGGATGAGTTGGGGCGGGAGCCTTCGTTGTGCGAGCTCGGCGTCTTAAGTGTGATGTGGAGCGAGCATTGTTCGTACAAGTCGAGTCGCGTTCACCTCAAGAAGTTGCCGACTACCGGTCCTCAGGTGGTTCAAGGGCCCGGTGAAAACGCTGGTGCTGTGGATATCGGTGGCGGGCTCGCCGCGATTTTCAAGATGGAGAGCCATAATCACCCGAGCTTCATTGAGCCGTATCAAGGTGCGGCGACAGGTGTGGGTGGTATTCTGCGCGACGTCTTTACGATGGGGGCTCGACCCATCGGCAATCTGAACAGTCTGCGCTTTGGGAATATCAATCACCCGAAGACGAAACACCTCTTTCATGGCGTTGTCGGTGGAATCGCGGGTTATGGCAATTGTGTTGGCGTTCCGACCGTTGGGGGTGAGGTCTATTTCGACGACTGCTACAACGGCAATATCCTGGTGAACGTATTTACCGTGGGTGTCGCGAAGATCGACCGCATCTTCAAGGGAAGTGCGACGGGGCCTGGAAATCCGGTCTTTTACGTAGGGGCTGGAACGGGCCGCGACGGTATTCACGGCGCGACCATGGCTAGCGAGCAATTTGACGAAGGGTCTGAAGACAAACGCCCGACGGTCCAGGTTGGTGACCCATTCCGTGAGAAATTGCTCATCGAGGCGTGTCTTGAGTTGATGGAGACCGGCGCGATTATCGGGATTCAGGACATGGGGGCTGCGGGATTGACGAGCTCGTCGGTCGAAATGGCGGACCGCGGAGGAACCGGTCTCAGATTGGTCATCGAAGATGTTCCGATGCGCGAAGAGGGAATGAACGCGTACGAGGTTCTTCTCAGTGAGTCCCAGGAGCGGATGCTCGTTGTGATTGCGCAGGGGCGCGAAGAGGAGGTCGGTCGCGTATTCTCCAAGTGGGAACTCGAATGGGCAAAAATTGGAGAGGTCACCGATACCGGGCGTTTTGAAGTCGTGCACCATGGCAAGGTGGAGTGCGATTTACCGGTGAGTGTGCTGACGTCATCGGCACCGGTCTACGATCGACCACAATCCGAGCCGGCGCGGATCCGCGAGGCTCAACCCGCAAAGGTGGAGCCTACAGCGGACCTCTTTGGCGACTTGGTCCAGCTCTTAGGTGCGCCAAATATTTGCTCTCGCCGAGTGATTTACGAGCAGTTTGACCATATGGTGGGGCTTGGAACCGTACTTGGGCCGGGGAGTGCCGATGCAGCAGTTCTGCGGATTCCTGGTACGAATCGTGCCATCGCCGCGGCCGTCGACGTCAATAGTCGTTTCGTCTACCTCAATCCTTACGAAGGCACCAAGCTCGCCGTGGCCGAAGTCACGCGAAATGTGGCGTGTACAGGGGCAAAGCCTCTTGGGACCACGGATTGTCTCAATTTTGGCGATCCCACAAACCCGGAAATCATGTGGGAGTTTGCGGAGGCGATTCGAGGCATGGCCGAGGCGTGTCTGGCGCTAGATGCCCCCATCGTCGGTGGGAACGTTAGCCTCTACAACGCGTCTGCCGGAAAGGATATTTTTCCAACACCGACGCTCGGTTGCGTTGGGGCGTTCGAGTCTGAGTCCTTCATCACGTGCGGCTCGCGAGTTCGGACAGTAGACGACCTTGTGGCTCTGGTAGGCGTGACGCTCCCTGGCGAGTTCGGGGGCAGCGAGTATCAACGCCTCAAGGGTGCGTTTGAGGGCATGCCGCCAAAGATCGATTTGGAGCGCGAGGCGAGGCTGCAGGCGTTCATTATCGAGGCGATTTCTCTGGGGTACGTGAATTCAGCCCATGATTGTTCAGAAGGTGGACTCTTGGTTTGTCTGGCTGAAAAAGCGTTGGGTTCTAAACTGGGACTAGAGGTCGCGTTGCCGGACGGAGAGCTGACGGATGTGGCATTTGGAGAGAGCGCCAGCCGCATTGCCTTGAGCTTTGATCCCGATTCCCTGGCTGATATCAAGGGACTAGCCCAACGGCACCAGATTGAGTTTGAGGTGCTTGGGCGAGTTATCCATGCGCCAGTCCTTAGGGTGAGCGGGCATGGAGAAGTGGCAGTGTCTGCCTTGGAAGCGGCTCACGAGAGTGGTCTCAAGGGCCTCAGTTAA
- a CDS encoding tRNA (cytidine(34)-2'-O)-methyltransferase, which produces MPKHEGFRVLPPEEHWGSDEDKGLHIVLVEPEIPGNTGNIGRLCAGTNIWLHLTEPLGFELENRYLKRAGLDYWPHVRLCVHPSFESLAERFPRNRLHFLSKKASHPYTEVEFLPGSVLIFGCETKGLSDQILKDYEDRLLRIPTTDKVRSLNLSNACAIVTYEALRQLSFTPLQAK; this is translated from the coding sequence ATGCCGAAACACGAAGGGTTCAGGGTGCTTCCACCCGAGGAACACTGGGGAAGCGACGAAGATAAGGGATTACACATCGTGCTGGTGGAACCCGAAATCCCCGGAAATACGGGGAATATTGGCCGGCTTTGCGCTGGGACAAATATCTGGTTGCACCTGACAGAACCTCTGGGCTTCGAGTTGGAGAATCGGTATCTCAAGCGGGCAGGGCTCGACTACTGGCCGCACGTTAGGCTCTGTGTGCATCCTTCGTTTGAGTCGCTCGCCGAGCGATTCCCCAGAAACAGGCTTCATTTTTTGAGTAAAAAGGCCTCTCATCCGTATACAGAGGTAGAGTTTTTACCAGGGTCGGTCTTGATTTTCGGCTGTGAGACAAAAGGGCTCTCCGACCAAATCTTGAAGGACTACGAGGATAGACTTCTGAGGATTCCGACCACGGATAAGGTGCGCAGCCTAAACCTTTCTAACGCGTGCGCCATCGTGACCTACGAGGCGCTGCGGCAATTATCGTTTACCCCACTGCAGGCGAAGTGA
- the purC gene encoding phosphoribosylaminoimidazolesuccinocarboxamide synthase, with product MIEYEGKAKQIIPTAEPDVAIQRFKDSATAFNGQKKAELEGKGEINAAMSAAAFLKLESAGISTHFMGLENARDMRIKRLKIVPLEVVVRNVVAGSLSKRLGLEEGVTLKFPIVETYFKRDDLGDPLVCDSHVFVLGICSEETLAELKTRALQVNSVLGPWFNEAGLTLVDFKLEFGFDESGELLLGDEVSPDTCRIWETESGRRLDKDVFRRDLGDPMVGYREVVDRLGITIGGEHA from the coding sequence ATGATCGAATATGAGGGCAAAGCCAAACAGATCATTCCTACTGCTGAGCCCGACGTGGCTATTCAGCGATTCAAGGATTCTGCCACAGCGTTTAATGGTCAGAAAAAAGCCGAACTCGAAGGAAAGGGAGAGATCAACGCCGCAATGAGCGCGGCTGCCTTCTTGAAGTTAGAGAGTGCGGGGATATCGACTCATTTCATGGGTCTTGAGAACGCGCGAGATATGCGAATCAAGCGGTTAAAGATTGTACCTCTTGAGGTGGTGGTTCGTAATGTGGTCGCGGGCAGTCTTTCAAAGAGACTAGGGCTCGAAGAGGGCGTCACGCTGAAGTTTCCGATCGTAGAGACCTACTTTAAGCGAGACGATCTCGGAGACCCCTTGGTGTGCGATTCACATGTCTTTGTGCTCGGAATCTGTTCCGAGGAAACACTAGCCGAGCTGAAAACAAGAGCGCTTCAGGTCAACTCGGTTCTTGGGCCTTGGTTCAACGAGGCGGGCTTGACGCTGGTGGACTTTAAGCTTGAGTTCGGTTTCGACGAGTCTGGAGAACTGCTCTTAGGTGATGAGGTCAGTCCAGACACCTGTAGAATTTGGGAGACCGAAAGTGGCAGACGGCTGGATAAAGACGTCTTCCGGCGCGACCTTGGAGACCCCATGGTTGGCTATCGCGAGGTGGTTGACCGGCTTGGAATTACAATTGGAGGAGAGCATGCCTAG